The following are encoded together in the Proteiniphilum saccharofermentans genome:
- a CDS encoding SusC/RagA family TonB-linked outer membrane protein translates to MKRWLSLLIWTISVCASAQNVTVRGTVSDTSGEALIGVTVLVQGSSEGTITDVNGSYIINVSPDAFLQFSYVGYISQSIEVGNLREINVVLEEDLQTLDEVVVVGYGVMKRRDLTGAVSSVKAADIEKVASSNAMQALQAQVPGLDITQNDGQAGSALSMTVRGTRSISASNSPLVLVDGVEYGSTIDINASDIVSIDVLKDAASTAIYGTKGANGVIIITTKRGEKGKTRVNFNSYLSSNIATSYAKPLFGVKEVQAWVDKENYAKDLASGNWGTSNLQPTDLDAMNQIPDNLPDGQQFTTGDIYASGNYVDWLDHILQGGLTQNYDISVSGGSEKTNFSLSLGMMNEQGLLKGDEMTRYNGKITLDHAINKYVKVGANIMYALRSQDSRNSSVFGQALKMTSVSRAYNEDGSLVYTPNALYKAHVSPLADDVEGVWSKNNQSTRFFGNVYGEVSPVKGLLFRTMINLSRRNGRVGNYNDYMSVANYQSPKTTMSLEYSMNTSYVWDNTLTYNTKIDMHEITAMVGTSAQQSISEGMSASGQAGIEHYYASSFYDISKVGMVTPSSSYTKTSQLSFFGRAVYTYADKYTLMATMRRDGNSTLSAGNNKWGNFPSVGANWRINEEHFMEGTKDWMSNLKIRATWGISGNPAVDAYGTLPNLSSQALYYYYGGSDSKAGYLPSKMGNPNLKWETTKASNFGLDFGFLKNRISGSVDYYITHTDDLIYLKTAPASSVFPSVMSNVGSTKGSGLEIAINTTPVLTKNFTWNANFSYSTSTDEVVYLTDGLNRNIVGTGGQIVGEPVNIFYNYKAEGTWNVGEWEEYQTAWEARHPGESMEYMNGYGTPGTIKVADLDDNGKIDDNDKIVYNRSPKHIFGMNNTVTYKNLSLSVQLYARLGGYMSYGLNGQMYFEPQWQNWGDLDYWIPDGKSHRFPNPGATTDPYKSVNTTYASALLYEKADFFKIKDITLTYNLPKTWISNLHIDNVRIYGQLKNYLTWSKVGDGYDSERGGSTSFPLAKQAVIGLNIQF, encoded by the coding sequence TATATATCCCAAAGCATTGAGGTCGGAAACCTCAGGGAGATTAATGTGGTTTTAGAAGAAGACCTCCAGACGCTGGACGAGGTCGTGGTTGTGGGGTATGGGGTTATGAAACGCCGCGACTTGACAGGAGCCGTATCTTCAGTGAAAGCCGCCGACATTGAAAAAGTTGCGTCAAGCAATGCGATGCAGGCGCTACAAGCACAAGTGCCCGGGCTAGACATTACCCAAAACGACGGGCAGGCGGGTTCAGCACTTTCAATGACGGTACGAGGAACCCGCTCCATTTCGGCAAGTAACAGTCCTTTGGTTTTAGTTGACGGCGTTGAATACGGTTCCACCATCGATATCAACGCCTCGGACATTGTATCCATTGATGTACTCAAAGATGCCGCTTCAACAGCAATTTATGGGACAAAAGGGGCCAACGGGGTTATCATCATTACGACCAAGCGGGGAGAAAAAGGTAAAACGCGTGTTAATTTCAATTCTTACCTTTCTTCAAATATCGCCACGAGTTACGCAAAACCCTTGTTTGGCGTAAAAGAGGTACAAGCATGGGTAGATAAGGAAAACTACGCAAAAGACCTGGCATCGGGAAATTGGGGCACGTCGAATCTACAGCCGACCGATCTCGACGCCATGAACCAGATTCCGGATAATTTGCCAGATGGCCAGCAATTCACTACCGGCGACATTTATGCATCGGGGAACTATGTAGACTGGCTCGACCACATCCTTCAAGGTGGACTGACACAAAATTACGATATCTCCGTTTCGGGGGGATCAGAAAAAACCAATTTCAGCCTTTCGTTGGGCATGATGAACGAGCAAGGATTACTGAAAGGAGATGAGATGACCCGTTACAACGGTAAAATCACCCTTGACCATGCCATCAACAAATATGTGAAGGTAGGAGCCAATATCATGTATGCCCTGCGCAGTCAGGATTCACGCAATTCAAGCGTATTCGGACAGGCATTGAAGATGACCTCGGTTTCACGCGCTTACAATGAAGACGGGTCACTGGTCTATACACCCAACGCACTCTATAAAGCGCACGTTTCGCCGTTAGCAGATGATGTAGAGGGTGTTTGGAGTAAGAACAACCAAAGTACAAGGTTCTTCGGCAACGTTTATGGTGAAGTCAGTCCAGTCAAAGGATTACTGTTCAGAACCATGATCAATCTCAGCAGACGCAACGGCCGTGTAGGCAATTACAACGACTACATGAGTGTGGCAAACTACCAGTCACCCAAAACAACCATGTCTTTGGAATACAGCATGAATACCAGCTATGTATGGGATAACACGTTGACATATAACACAAAAATCGACATGCACGAGATTACGGCCATGGTTGGCACAAGTGCGCAACAAAGCATAAGCGAAGGCATGAGCGCGTCGGGACAGGCAGGGATTGAACACTACTACGCCAGTTCCTTCTACGACATTTCGAAAGTCGGGATGGTAACACCCTCCAGTAGCTATACCAAAACGTCACAGTTATCGTTCTTCGGGCGTGCCGTTTATACTTACGCGGACAAATACACCTTGATGGCGACCATGCGCCGCGACGGTAATTCAACACTCTCTGCGGGTAACAACAAATGGGGAAATTTCCCCTCCGTCGGGGCAAACTGGCGCATCAATGAGGAACATTTTATGGAAGGGACAAAGGATTGGATGTCAAACCTGAAAATACGGGCAACATGGGGTATCAGTGGTAACCCGGCAGTGGATGCTTACGGAACCTTGCCAAATCTGAGCAGTCAAGCCCTCTATTATTATTACGGCGGCTCCGACAGCAAAGCAGGCTATCTGCCTTCTAAAATGGGAAACCCGAATTTGAAATGGGAAACGACCAAAGCTTCCAACTTCGGTCTCGATTTCGGATTCCTGAAAAACCGCATTTCGGGAAGCGTAGACTACTATATTACGCATACCGACGATTTGATTTATCTGAAGACCGCACCGGCATCTTCCGTATTCCCATCGGTAATGTCAAACGTGGGATCCACCAAGGGTAGCGGGCTGGAGATCGCCATAAATACCACCCCTGTGCTGACAAAAAATTTTACATGGAACGCTAATTTCTCTTATTCAACCAGTACCGACGAAGTAGTTTACCTGACTGATGGACTTAACCGCAATATTGTGGGCACAGGCGGGCAAATTGTAGGAGAACCTGTCAATATTTTTTATAATTACAAAGCCGAGGGTACATGGAACGTAGGCGAATGGGAAGAATACCAAACCGCTTGGGAAGCACGCCATCCGGGCGAATCAATGGAATACATGAATGGTTACGGCACGCCCGGGACTATCAAAGTGGCCGATCTCGACGACAACGGTAAAATTGACGACAATGACAAGATCGTGTACAACCGTTCTCCTAAACATATCTTTGGCATGAACAATACAGTTACCTATAAGAATCTCTCGCTTTCGGTGCAACTGTATGCACGCCTCGGCGGATATATGAGTTACGGACTGAACGGACAGATGTACTTCGAACCGCAATGGCAAAACTGGGGCGATTTGGATTACTGGATTCCTGATGGCAAAAGCCACCGCTTTCCGAATCCTGGCGCAACCACAGACCCTTACAAGAGTGTCAATACAACTTATGCCTCCGCGCTGCTCTACGAAAAGGCTGATTTCTTCAAGATAAAAGATATCACACTGACATACAACTTGCCCAAAACATGGATCAGCAATCTGCATATCGACAATGTGCGGATCTATGGGCAATTGAAGAACTATCTGACGTGGAGCAAAGTGGGTGACGGTTACGATTCCGAACGTGGAGGATCCACCTCTTTCCCGTTGGCCAAACAGGCTGTTATCGGATTAAATATCCAATTCTGA
- a CDS encoding RagB/SusD family nutrient uptake outer membrane protein, whose amino-acid sequence MKNKFAIFMIIVALTSALTMLSCSDFLEEDNKTGQTADLTYSTKSGIEGLLNSCYTFARGFYGKEAGVGFTEGGTDLFYPGQDNKQTSLVNYLLTPETFEPSLASSKANNPCLDQYWELFYTGVDACNNALKYIPLCPAIDDRYKQQLMGEAYFLKAFYNFHIVNIWGDAPYNDAAIEETTTAPTREDETVIYDKILADLGLSIAAFETADYKKKEGKADYWAAKAFRARVLLYKASWLKDNASYALAKQDAEDVINSGNFSFYDDYAETWYMENEDVSLNKEAIFGITYSSDLKTSVNCIPKRYRTDSDGNAMDYAEQLTRTGYSRGGSAMLLMFVSLWNNGCPDISSDIFKRVTKQDGSNNVISGVDISWYSRYGRGFTRYLPSLYLWQTLEKYRATDQRTDATLLSAYTIVPGLEGKSKYYKQMTDTAIYYSPLNGDSPEGRALQEWAKNRYRLQFAYGGEIPVYSSGDPASAIPTSAAVPTSSVYNDDRYNNTKIGGKTSYPGIKKFLDWFDTKDADVDYLTHDISYRDAVVIRLAEMYLIKAECELATGGNALSTINQLRAVRAIEGKDNSRKGTLTIDDILEERAIELCGEQQRWFDLKRTGKLVEYVKARNKLAADNIANFHVYRPIPQIQMDAITNPGEFKQNEGYN is encoded by the coding sequence ATGAAAAATAAATTTGCTATCTTTATGATAATCGTTGCACTTACCAGTGCGCTCACGATGCTTTCCTGTTCCGATTTTCTGGAAGAGGATAATAAGACCGGGCAGACAGCGGACCTGACCTATTCCACCAAATCAGGGATCGAGGGTTTGTTGAACTCATGTTACACTTTCGCTCGCGGATTTTACGGTAAAGAAGCAGGTGTGGGATTTACGGAGGGAGGTACCGACCTCTTTTATCCCGGTCAGGACAACAAACAAACCTCATTGGTAAACTACCTGCTTACCCCTGAAACCTTTGAACCGTCGCTGGCTTCGTCAAAAGCAAACAATCCTTGCCTCGACCAGTATTGGGAACTGTTTTACACCGGCGTGGACGCCTGCAACAACGCACTGAAGTATATCCCCTTATGTCCGGCGATCGACGACAGATACAAGCAACAGTTGATGGGAGAAGCGTATTTCCTCAAAGCGTTTTATAATTTCCACATCGTGAATATATGGGGAGACGCGCCTTACAATGACGCAGCCATCGAAGAAACAACCACTGCCCCCACGCGAGAAGACGAAACCGTAATTTACGACAAGATACTGGCGGATTTGGGACTCTCCATTGCGGCATTTGAAACGGCTGATTACAAGAAAAAAGAAGGAAAGGCCGATTATTGGGCAGCCAAAGCATTCCGCGCGCGCGTATTGCTTTACAAGGCATCATGGCTGAAAGACAATGCCTCTTACGCATTGGCCAAACAAGATGCGGAAGATGTCATCAATAGTGGCAACTTCTCTTTTTACGATGACTACGCAGAAACATGGTATATGGAAAACGAAGACGTGTCCTTGAACAAGGAAGCCATCTTCGGCATTACCTACTCCTCGGACCTTAAAACCTCTGTGAACTGCATTCCCAAACGTTACCGCACCGATTCCGACGGCAACGCGATGGATTATGCCGAACAACTTACCCGCACAGGTTATTCACGTGGCGGTAGTGCCATGTTGCTGATGTTCGTCTCTCTCTGGAATAATGGATGTCCCGATATCTCCAGCGATATCTTCAAACGTGTGACGAAACAGGATGGAAGTAATAATGTAATAAGCGGGGTGGATATCTCCTGGTATTCACGCTATGGCCGTGGTTTCACACGCTACCTTCCTTCGCTCTACCTGTGGCAGACCCTCGAAAAATACCGTGCTACCGACCAACGTACCGACGCCACCCTGCTCTCAGCTTATACCATCGTTCCCGGTCTTGAAGGTAAGTCCAAGTATTACAAGCAAATGACCGATACGGCTATTTACTACAGCCCTTTGAATGGAGATTCGCCTGAAGGGCGGGCATTACAGGAATGGGCAAAGAACAGGTACCGCCTGCAGTTCGCATACGGCGGGGAAATCCCGGTCTATTCGTCGGGAGACCCCGCATCGGCAATTCCTACATCCGCGGCAGTCCCTACCTCAAGTGTCTATAACGATGACCGTTATAACAATACAAAAATCGGGGGAAAAACATCATATCCGGGCATTAAAAAATTTCTGGATTGGTTTGATACAAAAGACGCTGACGTGGATTACCTCACACATGATATTTCCTATCGCGATGCCGTGGTCATCCGTTTGGCGGAAATGTATCTCATCAAAGCCGAGTGCGAACTGGCTACAGGAGGAAACGCCCTGAGTACAATTAATCAGCTTCGTGCCGTTCGAGCCATTGAAGGCAAGGACAACAGCCGTAAAGGCACTTTGACCATTGACGATATCCTGGAGGAACGCGCCATCGAACTCTGCGGTGAACAACAACGATGGTTCGACCTGAAACGCACCGGCAAACTAGTCGAATACGTAAAAGCACGCAACAAACTGGCTGCCGACAACATTGCAAATTTCCATGTATATAGGCCGATACCACAAATACAAATGGATGCAATCACAAATCCCGGCGAGTTCAAACAAAATGAAGGTTATAATTAG
- a CDS encoding hybrid sensor histidine kinase/response regulator transcription factor codes for MKTKLKIVFLFLSIFLLGTGTVMSQPPAYFVHYGSEDGLPQHTVTDILQDCKGFMWFSTWDGLSKFDGYTFTTYHLPSGQFESRSSRVDRLYEDKYNNIWVLSYDNRAYRFNVDTESFMGTNSIEAYKDKNYYVSQIIPTESGKVWLLSEKEGCISIMDSLFNAEVYSIRDRNLSGDFVHTIYEDMHQNSWILTDKGLTCLPADGAGSLFYFHSLSDGSLKEETPFFSVMEFGDELWFGSREGVVWVYDQKRGTFEELPTELTSDIISIQELSSEKILILSNHSGFVIYTTHDGRMDVYNSRTFPAMQFDEIMTAYVDSSKNIWLETDRLGVSKFNPYTGKYFHYTPYVESAVSSVFLPNFFIFEDRENRLWVHPRGGGFSLYDKTEEKLIPFYNEPSSPRSLFSNMLHSAYSDRQGNLWMCTRSPGLEKVIFYDDSSFKALSISDNDNSTISNEVRPIFEDSYGNIWAATKDGKIHVYDAGLNEKGILTQQGEIGRGTPLNGIAYCITEDSEQNIWIGTKGEGVYKLIRRNGGNSFEVHHFCNDPSDRYSLNSNDVYSIFEDKNKNIWIGTYGGGLNLILSSGEGRVINHLNDLTRFPFNHADRVRIISEDKHGNICVGTTFGFIMFDADFKRPQDIDFKIYTRNNSDSNSIGANDIMDICTTQSGETFIGTFGGGITRIDSTDHKGFPVAFEIYSTIDGLPSDIILSIQEDNNGNLWIGSEGGLTKFNRDKQTFENFSEIKRLMKRSNFSENSRWRLQDGRMIFGSLNGMVVFDPREVKNNTFNPYLALVQFKLFNRNVPVSPDGLLKQNIDESDNLVLKHNQNFISIDFAALDYTDPENILYMYKMEGFDKEWIFSGNQRTANYTNLSRGKYLFRVKSTNSDGVWADNERMLSIEVLPPFWATGWAYLIYTLVIILLLYVTFKILYTFYKMRNKIVLEKQESEIKTRFFTNISHEIRTPLTMIVSPIENLLQSKTTPQPVKDQLSLVSKNTNRLLKMVNQILDFQKMEQSPLKVSKVEIASFVENIYGNYIKNAEIKGIDYSFENRAGIQTVWIDTEAVEKIIVNLLSNAFKYTPSGRTIRVSVYNENSEVAIRIKDTGIGISKDKQERLFRRFESFNEDPSKPSTGIGLSIVKEMADKHRARIVVESDEQKGSTFTILFKTGTSHFGADVIIDETSGSMLSDETKGLQVVADEFTQVHEEISDTPCVLLVEDDEDLRQFIRSILEDEYEVHEASNGKEGFEKALELIPDFIVSDIMMPEINGIEFLGNIRKNVLTSHVLFLLLTAKTTLDSKLDGFEHGADEYITKPFSVSYFKVRVKNLLQRRYELQKYYRNRANVTSQIPLRKENVANTPVNEKDIDFIRSVNSFIEKHLGDNDFVIEDMAVEMGMSRTVFFKKLKGLTGLAPIEYVRDFLMQHAAELLQNGDYTIKEVAYKVGMNDAKYFTKCFKKKFNMTPSEYKKSYMLNDIFKKDM; via the coding sequence ATGAAAACAAAGTTGAAAATAGTATTCCTCTTTTTATCAATATTCCTTCTCGGTACAGGAACCGTCATGTCCCAACCCCCTGCCTACTTCGTGCATTACGGCTCTGAGGACGGACTTCCCCAACATACCGTCACTGATATCCTGCAGGATTGTAAAGGTTTTATGTGGTTCAGTACCTGGGATGGATTGAGTAAATTTGACGGTTACACATTTACCACATACCATTTACCATCGGGTCAATTCGAATCGCGAAGCAGCAGGGTCGACAGATTGTATGAAGATAAATACAACAATATATGGGTTCTCTCTTATGATAACCGGGCATACCGGTTTAATGTAGATACGGAATCTTTTATGGGGACAAACTCCATAGAAGCCTATAAAGATAAAAACTATTACGTATCCCAGATTATTCCTACCGAAAGCGGAAAGGTCTGGCTTTTATCGGAAAAAGAAGGATGTATTTCAATCATGGATTCCCTGTTCAATGCAGAGGTATATAGTATCCGGGATCGTAATCTCAGCGGAGATTTTGTGCATACCATCTATGAAGATATGCACCAGAACTCGTGGATCCTCACCGATAAAGGATTGACCTGTCTACCTGCAGATGGTGCCGGCTCCCTCTTTTATTTCCATTCATTGTCCGATGGCAGCTTGAAAGAGGAGACTCCCTTTTTCAGTGTAATGGAATTCGGCGATGAACTCTGGTTCGGTTCAAGAGAAGGAGTTGTATGGGTATATGACCAAAAACGGGGTACATTTGAGGAACTTCCCACCGAACTGACATCCGATATTATTTCCATACAGGAGCTCTCTTCCGAGAAGATCCTTATCCTCTCCAACCACAGCGGCTTTGTTATATACACTACTCACGACGGCAGAATGGATGTGTACAATAGCAGAACTTTTCCGGCAATGCAATTCGATGAAATAATGACAGCCTATGTCGATAGTTCAAAAAATATCTGGTTGGAGACCGATAGGCTGGGTGTTTCAAAATTCAATCCCTATACCGGAAAATATTTTCATTACACACCTTATGTGGAAAGCGCTGTTTCCTCTGTTTTCCTGCCTAATTTTTTTATCTTCGAAGACAGGGAAAACCGTTTATGGGTTCATCCCAGAGGAGGGGGATTCTCCCTGTATGACAAAACGGAAGAGAAGCTTATCCCCTTCTATAATGAACCCTCTTCTCCCCGATCTCTGTTTTCCAATATGTTGCATTCTGCCTATTCCGACAGGCAGGGCAATTTGTGGATGTGCACCCGCTCACCCGGCTTGGAGAAAGTGATCTTCTATGATGATTCCAGCTTCAAAGCCTTATCAATCAGTGATAACGATAATTCGACAATCAGTAACGAAGTCCGTCCCATCTTTGAAGACTCTTACGGGAATATCTGGGCAGCCACGAAAGATGGTAAGATACATGTCTATGATGCCGGATTGAATGAGAAAGGTATTCTCACGCAACAGGGAGAAATTGGGAGAGGTACGCCCCTGAACGGAATAGCTTATTGTATTACTGAAGACTCGGAGCAAAATATATGGATTGGCACAAAAGGGGAGGGTGTCTATAAGCTTATCCGCAGAAATGGAGGGAACAGTTTTGAAGTACACCATTTCTGTAATGATCCTTCCGACAGATACTCATTGAACAGCAATGATGTATATTCCATCTTCGAAGATAAAAACAAAAATATATGGATAGGCACTTACGGGGGAGGGCTTAATCTGATCCTCTCTTCCGGTGAAGGGCGGGTTATCAACCATCTCAACGATCTTACCCGGTTTCCCTTCAACCATGCTGACCGGGTAAGGATCATATCGGAAGACAAACATGGAAATATCTGCGTGGGTACTACATTCGGGTTTATCATGTTCGATGCCGATTTTAAAAGGCCTCAGGATATAGATTTTAAAATATATACGAGAAATAACAGCGATTCGAACAGTATCGGAGCCAATGATATCATGGATATCTGTACTACACAATCGGGCGAGACTTTTATCGGGACTTTCGGCGGTGGGATTACCCGGATTGATAGTACGGACCACAAAGGATTTCCGGTCGCTTTTGAAATCTATAGCACCATCGACGGATTGCCTTCAGACATCATCTTGTCCATTCAGGAAGATAACAATGGCAATTTATGGATCGGCAGTGAAGGCGGGCTCACTAAATTTAACAGGGATAAGCAAACATTTGAAAATTTCAGCGAGATCAAGCGCTTAATGAAGCGATCCAATTTCTCCGAAAATTCAAGGTGGCGCTTACAGGATGGAAGAATGATCTTCGGTTCTCTTAATGGAATGGTGGTGTTTGATCCCCGGGAAGTGAAAAACAATACTTTCAATCCCTATCTTGCGTTAGTACAATTCAAGCTGTTCAACCGGAATGTTCCGGTTTCCCCTGACGGGCTTCTCAAACAAAATATCGACGAGTCGGATAATCTTGTCCTTAAACATAACCAGAATTTTATCAGTATTGATTTCGCTGCATTGGACTATACTGATCCTGAAAATATACTCTATATGTACAAAATGGAAGGATTCGACAAAGAGTGGATCTTTTCCGGCAATCAACGGACTGCCAATTACACTAACCTCTCGCGGGGAAAATACCTGTTCCGTGTGAAGTCGACCAACAGTGACGGGGTATGGGCCGACAACGAGAGGATGCTCTCCATTGAGGTATTACCCCCGTTTTGGGCCACCGGATGGGCTTATCTTATTTACACTTTGGTGATAATCCTGCTTTTATATGTCACGTTCAAAATACTCTACACATTTTATAAAATGCGGAACAAGATCGTGCTGGAGAAGCAGGAGTCGGAGATCAAAACACGCTTCTTTACCAATATTTCGCACGAGATACGCACTCCGTTGACAATGATCGTCTCCCCTATCGAAAACCTGTTACAAAGTAAAACCACACCGCAACCGGTAAAAGATCAACTTTCGCTTGTGTCGAAAAACACCAATAGGTTGCTGAAAATGGTGAACCAGATCCTCGACTTCCAAAAGATGGAACAATCGCCGCTAAAGGTGAGCAAAGTGGAAATAGCCTCTTTTGTGGAAAATATATATGGCAATTATATCAAAAATGCAGAGATAAAAGGAATCGATTATAGTTTCGAAAACAGAGCCGGTATTCAAACGGTATGGATTGATACGGAGGCAGTGGAAAAGATTATTGTCAACCTGCTTTCCAATGCTTTTAAATATACTCCTTCCGGAAGAACCATCCGGGTATCTGTATACAATGAAAACAGTGAGGTCGCCATACGGATAAAAGATACGGGGATCGGTATTTCGAAAGATAAACAGGAGCGGCTGTTCAGAAGATTTGAGTCCTTTAATGAAGATCCAAGTAAACCCAGTACCGGGATAGGGTTGTCTATCGTGAAAGAGATGGCCGATAAACACCGGGCCAGGATAGTAGTGGAGAGTGATGAGCAGAAGGGGAGCACTTTTACCATTTTGTTTAAAACAGGCACTTCCCATTTTGGAGCCGATGTGATCATTGACGAGACTTCCGGTTCCATGTTGTCAGACGAAACCAAAGGTTTGCAGGTAGTTGCTGATGAATTCACGCAAGTCCACGAAGAGATCAGTGATACCCCCTGCGTACTGCTCGTGGAAGATGATGAGGATCTCCGGCAATTTATCCGGTCCATCCTCGAAGATGAATACGAAGTACATGAAGCCTCGAATGGAAAAGAGGGTTTTGAAAAAGCATTGGAGCTTATCCCTGATTTTATTGTAAGTGATATTATGATGCCTGAAATTAATGGTATCGAGTTCCTGGGGAATATACGGAAAAATGTCCTGACAAGCCATGTGCTCTTCCTGCTCCTAACAGCAAAAACTACATTGGACAGTAAACTGGATGGATTTGAACATGGTGCAGATGAGTACATTACCAAGCCTTTCAGCGTCTCTTATTTCAAAGTGAGGGTGAAAAACCTGTTGCAACGGAGATACGAGTTACAGAAATATTACAGGAACAGGGCCAATGTAACATCCCAAATTCCGTTAAGGAAAGAAAACGTCGCCAATACGCCTGTCAATGAGAAAGATATTGACTTTATCCGATCTGTCAACTCTTTTATTGAGAAACATTTGGGTGACAATGATTTTGTAATAGAAGATATGGCTGTGGAAATGGGTATGAGCCGTACGGTATTCTTTAAGAAACTAAAAGGGCTTACAGGGTTGGCACCTATCGAATATGTACGGGACTTTTTGATGCAACATGCGGCAGAACTTCTCCAAAACGGGGACTATACCATAAAGGAGGTTGCCTACAAAGTTGGTATGAATGACGCCAAATATTTCACCAAATGCTTTAAAAAGAAATTTAATATGACACCCAGCGAATACAAAAAGTCATATATGCTAAATGACATTTTTAAAAAAGATATGTAG